In Palaemon carinicauda isolate YSFRI2023 chromosome 1, ASM3689809v2, whole genome shotgun sequence, the genomic stretch ATGCCCAGACGATTGAGGCAACTTAAGAGGTCATAGTTCGAAAGCTGCCAGAACTTCAAGCAAACGTTTGGCCATTTCATAACCAAAGTCCTGGTGAATGGTTTCAACTAATCAAAGTTTTTTGACACTGCAAAATTGCCACATATGGGTggttagaaaaagaaaaagctatacAAATTATGAGACTCCTGGTGGATGCTCTTATAATGGAGGTGGCTGGTTGTTTACTAGATTATTTTAGAAGTTATAGAGAAATAAAACGACAgctaatatagaaatatgtattgtCTGATGCAGTAAAACATGATATGAAAGAAAGTTATCCAATGAAATTTCAGTTAGTAAGTTACACAACTTACATCTACCAAGATTAAGAATGTTTCCCTACTCACAGTTCCAACCTGCGTGAAGGTGATGACAAGGTAATATTCCGAGACCTATTAATCCTTATCTATTTGGCTATCTGTTTGATGATGCCCGTTCATTGGTAGAAGTAGTAACGGAGatacaaaaatattattgataGTTTACTAGAAGAAAATATGCCCGAGTATAACCCATAGGATTTTAGACAGATGGCAACCAGAAGATCAACATGTTGAACGAAAAGTTGTGGACACCAGCCTCCAATCaggggaggaggagaagagagtCAGTAGGTGGGGAGGAGTCTTACTGGATATAGGTGCTGTGGTGGAGAGATGCACTGATGATCCTAGTACTGCTCCACAGATTCTCACCGTTGTTCTTCCTGTCGAGCTTTGTATCCTCTATCTTAAGATTGTCCAGCATAAGACACCGAAAGTCAGTGGGATGTGGTATACAACCCCAAACAAAGTATCAGAGTAAgggtgcgtccacactagcgacgaaacatgtcgacaacactgtgtacaactttgtaggcaacaagttgttagactgttgacgaaacattattgtcgagatgttggtagagatttattggtgatatgttggcaaccctaGTGTGGACGATtcgatgtggttggagatacccgAACAGACACACAACACCGAGAGAAAAGATTGTTCAGTTAATTGAATGTTATCGAGGATACCCATTGCTATGGGATCCGACCCATGCACAATACAAACACCGGTTCAAGAGGGCAGACGCCTGGCGTGAAATAGCTGAAAATATTCAGATGGAGAGAAATGAAgtggagaagaaaatgaagaacctCGTGACGCAGTTCCAAAGAGAACTGAAAAAACGTCAAGAAAAGAAGTCTGGTGATGGAGCTGAAGACACATATAAGAGTCAGTGGTTCTCATTCAGCATGATGGTGTTTCTAGCTGACAAACACGAGCCACACAAGACCTATGACGCTGGATATTAGGTATGAAACTGTGCATGTTAGCATATTAgtatttattagtttcttttctcACATATATTGTACACTAATTTTGTGACAAAGCAGAACACTTGCAATTGCTGTTTTACACACATTTTAATGTGGTTTCAGAAAATATAACATCATTGTAATTACAGGTATACACAGTGCGTCCTGGCACGCCGACATACTTTTCAAGTCTCTGGAATGAGGTGTGGATGGCTTCACCAAGTTGATGCGTGTTACCAATATGTTGCCAGATATTGTAGCAGACAAcgtttcatacattgttgtcgatatgtgtaccaatgttgactgtaaggtttccaactttgttgttgatatgtcggtaCACATGATGTAGCCAGTGTGGACACACCTGAAGAGGTGACAGAGGAGGCTGTCAAATAGACAGCGAGAAGTCCAGATTCAGTGTGGGAGCTGGGGTCAACTGGCACGCAGGTACAGTGACCTCTGCATTATTGCCAACCTTACCTCGGGGAATAGAGGAAAGACACTCCTACGAGTGACATTGTGAACCAGTCCTATGGTCTGACATAGCAGCTAGCAGAGCTGGCATTTCGTATGAATCTGCCAAGTAAGTCAATCAGCACCTTAATCAATAAAGGTGCCTGTGTTTACCTCCTTGAACAAGGAAATTCTTATAACTGAATACAGCCATTTACACTAATCTAGGGTTGTAGTGGCATATTAGAAACGTTGAAGCCTGGTGATCTGCCTGATTGGGGCTCGACTCCCATTATAGTTAGATAGTTTCCTGTAGGGTCTATAACCTCACTAATCTCGTGAGCTATGGGTTCGGTGATTGTGGTAGCCTTTGGGTCTACCTGCAtcgccatcagcagccatttcatGGCCCACACGGGTCATAGATAGTGTGttttcactgtctcttgcctctgccgttcataatTGGTCTCTAAACCATCAAACATCATGAAAAAAAGCAAACTACAGGGAAGACATACAACTACAGTCCACATATAGGTGGGCCTTGTAATATTTTTACTCAATTTCTTTGCATTACTCTTCTTGGGTATAATTGTTATCAAATGTATTCTATGATTAGGCTTTATTATGACCAACCGAATAATCATTCCCGGAGAAACAGCCAATATAAAGGTGATGGAAGAAATTTCATCCTGCCAATTAAATGTTATGGGGAGGTAAATATGCAGGAGAGGAGAGACAAGTTGGGGATTGAGTACGGCACCTGAGAAAAGGGAAATTATGGCCCCTCCGGGTATTGACCAGCATCACATTATTCCTGTCTCTGCCTCTTCCGAAGGGAACAAAGGTCATTGTCAGACCACATGAAAAGGTATACTTAGTATTAGAAAGCTTGTCAGAGATAAAAGGGAacaccacaaatattgcaatagtTAATTTAGCAAGGAAAAATATTGTTTTAGGTAGTGATTCAGTTTTCGAATTGGAGATGCGTGAACTTACCGGAAACTGCAACATGGGAGTCACAACTCTAGCTTACATGAACGAACGGTGTCTGAGCTTTATTATACAAGCTCGAGCATAATGCATGCCAGAATATCACCCTGCATTTAGTAACAATGTTAATAATCATTCCGATGAAACTCCAATTGGAGAGGAGGCCCCGACGATGAATTGTGACATATCAATGATATACGACGGCGGGAAACTGATACATAGTGGAAAAAGAGGTTAAGTGTGTTTTGTTTATGAGGATGACATTGAAACTGGGAAGACAAAGCCTATTAGGTAAAAGACTTATGTGGCATGTGAGTGGCAAATGACATGTACGGGGATGACGAAAATGTTTGCTcagatgatgcaggtgtgattgatttAGGTCGTTAAGACATACAATgtcgaggacagagagagagagagagagagagagagagagagagagagagagagagagagagagaggtgattaaaTGAGAAGCAAATGGTTACGCTTCCTTTCTGAATGTaccccaaaatatattttttatatagagtATAAAGAGAGAGGAGGTAGATTTTGTACACGGTCGGTTTTTCCTCCTTCTTTAATTAATGAAGACATTCACATTGtaaatgcaagtccgtatgcagagcGTTTGGAGATCGATAGAGCATTGAGGAAGGTAAGTGGGTCCTTTTTTTTATTAGGAATGAGAAAATAAAGATGCATATAGTGTTTCCATGcctgtattttttttaaagaacataaaaacactgtaccggtgTAAAtgattcaagctacccccagtttcaagctacccccctgtAACTTTAAACCGGtgtcagattaccggggaggtagtttgaaaccggttttcaagttaccccctcatcgatatagaaaataatctatatgacagtgcacatatgcatcatgcatttatcgCCAACTTCGCTGCagtagaaaaaaagtttattttcgtatttaagaaaaacaattgttttgttttatcatctcaaatagatgctattcatgtgcttcaggtgcatgagcttcacagggcaatatgcgtggagaaattATCACATAtccacaacgagatgtgtactttgttgttatactctttcaaatttacgaagtttgagatgtacctaaaaacaaaaacaaaaaacacatatgCCATATTTCTGAcattgtgtttcgaaaataaaaagaaaaggatgcAATTTGATGGTTATAATTAATGTCATTACTTGTTGTTTTTAAACTTTAATTCTGTAAAAAGTCAACTTCAAACTGTTatcgttttgtaacattattcagtcgtactataaagaaacgagacacaaaattgccactttttggatatagtttctcaggtcagcgatggacattcattaaccTGCTTTCGTTAGAAAGTATCCCTTATTAAACCTCCTTACCTTGCGGGCAGgtaatggcaggaaccacctgcgacgaaattagcttgctgcttgcgctgcacacccagatgtaggagagagagagagagagagagagagagagagagagagagagagagagagagagagagagagagaattgcaaacgCTGTAACAAAGAtgcttcaaagattatagccaatcaaggggGACACAGAAAACGCACCATAAACTTCTCGTCAGCTAGAAAGTAAGGTCATTCATCCTCATACAGAGCAACAGTA encodes the following:
- the LOC137618668 gene encoding transcription factor Adf-1-like, with protein sequence MLATLVWTIRCGWRYPNRHTTPREKIVQLIECYRGYPLLWDPTHAQYKHRFKRADAWREIAENIQMERNEVEKKMKNLVTQFQRELKKRQEKKSGDGAEDTYKSQWFSFSMMVFLADKHEPHKTYDAGY